A DNA window from Salvelinus sp. IW2-2015 linkage group LG4q.1:29, ASM291031v2, whole genome shotgun sequence contains the following coding sequences:
- the LOC111962517 gene encoding NLR family CARD domain-containing protein 3-like, whose translation MAESAAMSSDDDAQFVDRHMADLIKRVTIVMPIADNLLQRGMIHEEMYSNIRAASTSQQQMRLLYEALKGGVKVKSAFYRVLLEQQPHLVQDLGQPSAVHASTTLNSKDKDKNIEGCQTELKSYLKKTFERIFPGIAIQGRPTLLNKIYTELYITEGGSGEVNKEHEVMQIEAVLRRPATQEMAIKCNDIFKPLTGQDMTIRTVLTKGVAGIGKTVSVQKFILDWVNEEANQDIQFIFPIPFRELNLMKEKTLSLIELLHEFFVEIKESGLSNLKNIKVLFIFDGLDECQLPLSFKTNVICRDVTKSTTVDALLTNLIKRKLLPSALLWITSRPAASNRIPPECVDQVTEVRGFRDEQKEKYFKKTVSNDKLAEKIFTHVQSSRSLHIMCHIPVFCWISATVLERLLSKAVTGDLPKNLTQMFLQFLIFQIRQTTQKYHEDSDTDLHWDKETIMKLGKLAFEELEKSNLIFYEKDLKKFGIDVREASLCSGVFTQILREECAYQEVVYSFVHLSLQEFIAALYVFLSFENNNEDVITPQQPSNSTGIVLYEEYLPDNIYKSAVDKALKSESGHLDLFLRFLLGLSLESNQTFFRGLLTQTGGSSQSNKGTVDFIKDRIRKNPSPERCINLFHCLNELNDHSLVEEIQIYLKSGGDSKIELSYSHWSAMAFVMLSSGEELDVFDLKKFVRSDEGVLRLMPVIKASKTILLNSCNITWRNCENLALAFSSSTSSMRNLDLSHNGLTDTGVELLCLGLGNTICKLETLKLSGCKVQEEGCASLASALMSNPAHLKELDLSYNNPGDSGVKQLSAALEVLHCKLETLRLVTCGVTEEGFSSLACALKSNPSHLKQLDLSNNKAGDAGAILLSAALEHPGCELLKLRLCDCGMTEKGWAFLASNLRSNPSHLRELDLSKNVLGDSGVKILSALLEDPHCELKTLRLENCSGECFVSLASALKSNPSHLRELDLTGNNVGDSGVKLLSAGLEDPCCKLEKLSLICCGLSWECCETLAAALSSTSSSLRELNLSRNNLENLGVKRLSTGLGNPHCKLMILRLSDCGMAEEGCASLATALRSNPSHLRELDLSLNSPGDFGMNLLFAMLEVPCCKLDILSLDNCKLTYNCCAALATALSSNFCSLRNLNLSNNNLLDPGVQLLSAGLEKPQCKLEKLELANCKFNKDGCVSLASALRSNPFHLRELDLDHNTYGRGKAFLKALQKDPHCQLEKLGLFTRLEVRVRI comes from the exons ATGGCTGAGTCTGCAGCCATGAGTTCAGATGATG ATGCCCAGTTTGTGGATCGGCACATGGCTGACCTCATAAAGAGGGTTACTATAGTAATGCCCATAGCAGATAACCTACTACAGAGGGGCATGATACATGAGGAGATGTACTCGAATATCCGTGCTGCCAGCACCAGCCAGCAACAGATGCGACTGCTGTATGAGGCCCTGAAAGGAGGGGTAAAGGTGAAATCAGCCTTTTACAGGGTTCTACTGGAACAACAACCTCATCTAGTCCAAGATCTAG GTCAACCCTCTGCAGTCCATGCCAGCACAACTCtgaattctaaagacaaag ATAAGAATATTGAAGGGTGCCAAACAGAACTGAAATCTTACCTGAAGAAAACATTTGAAAGAATTTTTCCTGGAATAGCTATACAAGGACGTCCTACACTCCTAAACaagatctacacagagctctacatcacagagggtggaaGTGGAGAGGTCAACAAAGAACATGAGGTGATGCAAATTGAGGCGGTATTAAGGAGACCAGCGACACAAGAGATGGCAATCAAATGCAACGACATCTTTAAGCCGTTAACTGGACAGGACATGACTATCAGAACTGTGCTCACAAAGGGAGTCGCTGGCATTGGAAAGACGGTCTCAGTGCAGAAATTCATTCTGGACTGGGTTAATGAAGAAGCCAATCAGGATATACAGTTCATATTTCCAATTCCTTTTCGGGAGCTGAATTTGATGAAGGAAAAGACACTTAGTTTGATTGAGCTACTTCATGAATTCTTTGTTGAAATCAAAGAATCTGGACTTTCCAACTTGAAAAACATCAAAGTGTTGTTTATCTTTGATGGGTTGGATGAGTGTCAACTTCCTCTGAGTTTCAAGACAAATGTGATCTGCCGTGATGTCACAAAGTCAACCACAGTGGATGCACTGCTGACAAACCTCATTAAGAGGAAACTGCTTCCTTCTGCGCTTCTCTGGATAACTTCCCGACCAGCAGCATCCAATCGGATCCCACCTGAGTGTGTTGACCAAGTGACGGAGGTGCGAGGGTTTAGGGATGAACAGAAGGAGAAATACTTCAAGAAGACAGTCAGTAATGATAAACTGGCAGAAAAAATCTTCACACATGTACAGTcatcaaggagcctccacatcatgtgccacatacCAGTGTTCTGTTGGATTTCAGCCACTGTTCTAGAGAGACTGTTGAGTAAAGCAGTAACTGGAGACTTGCCCAAGAATCTGACACAAATGTTCTTACAGTTTCTGATCTTTCAGATAAGACAGACAACGCAGAAGTATCACGAAGACTCTGACACAGACCTCCACTGGGATAAAGAGACTATCATGAAACTTGGAAAACTGGCTTTTGAAGAGCTTGAAAAAAGCAACCTGATCTTCTATGAGAAAGATCTGAAAAAGTTTGGCATTGATGTCAGAGAAGCTTCTTTGTGCTCAGGGGTGTTCACACAGATCTTAAGAGAAGAGTGTGCGTACCAGGAGGTGGTCTACAGCTTTGTTCATCTGAGCCTTCAGGAGTTCATTGctgctttgtatgtgtttctctcatttgaaaacaacaatgaagatGTTATAACACCACAACAACCATCCAACTCGACTGGAATCGTCTTGTATGAAGAATATCTTCCAGACAACATCTACAAGAGTGCAGTGGATAAGGCCTTAAAGAGTGAGAGTGGACACCTGGACCTGTTCCTCCGCTTCCTTCTCGGCCTTTCACTGGAGTCCAACCAGACATTCTTTCGAGGCCTACTGACACAGACAGGAGGGAGCTCACAGAGCAACAAGGGCACAGTCGACTTCATTAAGGACAGGATCAGGAAAAATCCCTCTCCAGAGAGGTGCATTAACCTGTTTCACTGTCTGAATGAGTTGAACGACCATTCTCTGGTGGAGGAAATCCAAATCTACTTGAAGTCAGGAGGTGATTCGAAGATCGAACTCTCATATTCTCATTGGTCCGCTATGGCCTTTGTTATGCTGTCCTCAGGCGaggagctggatgtgtttgaTCTGAAGAAATTTGTCAGATCAGATGAAGGTGTTCTGAGGCTCATGCCAGTGATCAAAGCCTCTAAAACAATTCT GTTGAATTCTTGCAATATCACTTGGAGAAATTGTGAGAACCTGGCCTTAGCTTTCAGCTCAAGTACTTCAAGTATGAGAAATCTGGATCTGAGTCACAATGGCCTTACTGATACAGGGGTGGAGCTGCTCTGTCTTGGACTAGGGAATACAATCTGTAAATTGGAAACACTGAA gctgtcaggctgtaaAGTAcaagaggaaggctgtgcttctctggcttCAGCTCTGATGTCAAACCCTGCACACCTGAAAGAGCTGGATCTGAGCTACAATAACCCAGGAGATTCAGGAGTGAAGCAGCTCTCTGCTGCACTAGAGGTTctacactgtaaactggagacactAAG GCTTGTAACctgtggagtcacagaggaaggctttTCTTCCCTAGCCTGTGCTCTGAAGTCCAACCCATCACACCTGAAACAACTGGACCTGAGCAACAATAAAGCAGGAGATGCAGGAGCAATACTGCTGTCTGCTGCACTGGAGCATCCAGGTTGTGAGCTATTGAAATTAAG GCTCTGTGATTGTGGTATGACAGAGAAAGGCTGGGCTTTTCTGGCTTCCaatctgaggtcaaacccctcacacctgagagagctggacctgagtaaaAATGTCCTTGGAGACTCAGGAGTGAAGATACTTTCTGCTTTACTGGAGGACCCACACTGTGAACTCAAAACACTGAG gCTTGAAAACTGTTCAGGGGAATGCTTTGTTTCTCTGGCTTCAGCCCTGAAATCAAACCCCTCTCACCTAAGAGAGCTGGACCTGACCGGAAATAACGTAGGAGactcaggagtgaagctgctctctgctggattGGAGGATCCATGCTGTAAACTGGAGAAACTGAG CCTGATTTGTTGTGGACTGAGTTGGGAATGCTGTGAGACACTGGCAGCAGCTCTCAGCTCAACCTCCTCAAGTCTGAGAGAGCTGAACCTGAGTCGCAATAATCTGGAGAATTTGGGAGTAAAGAGGCTGTCTACAGGATTGGGCAATCCACATTGTAAACTGATGATCCTGAG GCTTAGTGACTGTGGTATGGcggaggaaggctgtgcttctcttgcCACCGCTCTAAGGTCAAATCCCtctcacctgagagagctggacctgagtttAAATTCCCCAGGAGATTTTGGAATGAATCTGCTCTTTGCTATGCTGGAAGTTCCCTGTTGTAAACTAGATATTTTGAG cctggaTAACTGCAAACTCACCTATAATTGCTGTGCGGCTCTGGCCACTGCTCTCAGCTCAAACTTCTGTAGTCTGAGAAACCTCAACCTGAGTAACAATAACCTACTTGATCCAGGAGTacagctgctctctgctggactggagaaACCACAGTGCAAACTGGAGAAGCTGGA GCTGGCAAACTGTAAGTTCAACAAGGATGGCTGTGTTTCTCTGGCCTCAGCTCTAAGATCTAACCCCTtccacctgagagagctggatctggaCCATAACACATATGGGCGTGGAAAAGCCTTCCTCAAAGCACTACAGAAAGATCCACACTGTCAACTAGAGAAACTGGG ATTGTTCACACGCTTGGAAGTAAGAGTCCGCATTTAG